From a region of the Flavobacterium sediminilitoris genome:
- a CDS encoding 30S ribosomal protein S16 yields the protein MPVKIRLQRHGKKGKPFYWIVAADARSKRDGKFLDKIGTYNPNTNPATIDLNLDSAVQWLHNGAQPTDTARAILSYKGALLKHHLDGGVRKGALTQEQADAKLATWLDEKAGKVDAKKDGLSKAQADAKAKALKAETEANEKRIAAQAEALKAEEVAEATTEEAPAVEENNEETEA from the coding sequence ATGCCTGTAAAAATTAGATTACAAAGACATGGTAAAAAAGGAAAACCTTTTTACTGGATTGTAGCGGCTGATGCTCGCTCAAAAAGAGATGGTAAATTCCTAGATAAAATAGGAACTTATAATCCAAACACTAACCCAGCTACTATCGATTTAAATTTAGATAGCGCTGTTCAATGGTTACACAACGGTGCTCAGCCAACTGACACTGCAAGAGCTATTTTATCTTATAAAGGTGCTTTACTAAAACACCACCTAGATGGAGGAGTTCGTAAAGGTGCTTTAACTCAAGAACAAGCTGATGCTAAATTAGCAACTTGGTTAGATGAAAAAGCAGGAAAAGTTGATGCTAAAAAAGATGGTTTAAGCAAAGCGCAAGCTGACGCTAAAGCTAAAGCTTTAAAAGCTGAAACAGAAGCAAACGAAAAACGTATTGCTGCTCAAGCTGAAGCATTAAAAGCTGAAGAAGTAGCTGAGGCTACAACTGAAGAAGCTCCGGCTGTTGAAGAAAACAATGAAGAAACTGAAGCTTAA
- a CDS encoding tRNA1(Val) (adenine(37)-N6)-methyltransferase, translating into MSTTFNFKQFKIEQDRCAMKIGTDAVLLGAWTPIINNPYNILDIGTGTGILSLMLAQRSNAEQIDALEIDENAYEQATDNFEESLWNDRLFCFHAGLDEFMDEPEDEYDLIISNPPFYSEDYKTENAQRDLARFEEAMPFEDLVEAADLLLSENGIFSVIIPFKEEARFLALANDFELYPLKITHVKGTPATEIKRSLIAFTRIKQTTLVDELVIETARHQYTSEYIELTKDFYLKF; encoded by the coding sequence ATGAGCACTACTTTTAATTTTAAACAATTTAAAATAGAGCAAGATCGTTGTGCTATGAAAATAGGAACTGATGCTGTTTTATTAGGTGCCTGGACACCTATAATAAATAATCCATATAACATTTTAGATATTGGCACAGGTACTGGAATTTTATCTTTAATGCTTGCTCAAAGGAGCAATGCAGAACAAATTGACGCCCTTGAAATTGACGAAAATGCTTATGAGCAAGCTACTGACAATTTTGAAGAATCACTTTGGAACGATCGTTTATTTTGTTTTCATGCTGGATTAGATGAATTCATGGATGAACCAGAAGACGAGTATGATTTAATTATTTCAAATCCCCCTTTTTATTCGGAAGATTATAAAACCGAAAATGCACAAAGAGATTTAGCTCGTTTTGAAGAGGCAATGCCTTTTGAAGATTTAGTAGAAGCTGCCGATTTATTACTTTCAGAAAACGGAATATTTTCTGTTATTATTCCTTTTAAAGAAGAAGCTCGTTTTTTAGCTTTGGCAAACGACTTTGAATTATACCCTTTAAAAATCACTCATGTTAAGGGAACACCAGCAACTGAAATCAAAAGAAGTTTAATAGCGTTTACTCGTATTAAACAAACTACTTTAGTAGACGAACTTGTTATTGAAACAGCGCGCCATCAATATACCTCTGAATATATAGAATTAACTAAAGATTTTTATTTAAAATTCTAG
- the trxA gene encoding thioredoxin, whose translation MALAITDATFDEVVLKSDKPVVVDFWAAWCGPCRMVGPVIDEVSSEYEGKAVVGKVDVDANQEFAAKYGVRNIPTVLIFQNGEVVGRQVGVAPKKTYTDAIDALL comes from the coding sequence ATGGCATTAGCAATAACAGATGCTACTTTTGATGAAGTAGTATTAAAATCAGATAAACCAGTAGTAGTAGATTTTTGGGCAGCTTGGTGTGGACCATGTAGAATGGTTGGACCAGTTATTGATGAGGTTTCTTCAGAATATGAAGGAAAAGCAGTAGTTGGTAAAGTTGATGTAGATGCAAATCAAGAATTTGCTGCAAAATACGGAGTTAGAAATATTCCAACAGTATTAATATTCCAAAATGGAGAAGTAGTAGGTCGTCAAGTAGGAGTTGCTCCTAAGAAGACCTATACAGATGCAATTGATGCATTATTGTAA
- the dgt gene encoding dGTP triphosphohydrolase, translating into MNWEQLLSLKRQGDTNKRLRKEQDDTRLGFEVDYDRIIFSSAFRSLQDKTQVIPLSKTDFVHNRLTHSLEVSVVGRSIGRLVGKQVIEKHPYLKESGYHMNDFGAIVAAAALAHDIGNPPFGHSGEKAIGEYFKTGNGLQYKDKLTDKEWQDLIDFEGNANGFSVLATSREGIEGSLRISYATLGAFMKYPKESLPKKPTFRICDKKYGFFQQDKASFSDVAKELGMISNKTGNDIGFERHPLAYLVEAADDICYTIIDFEDGINLGLIQEEFALEYLIKLVKNGIDTKKYNQLTTKEDRISYLRALAIGSLISDAVKVFMENEEAILKGEFPYSLMDKSQYIAQMNDIIQISVKNVYQCREVVQKEVVGYKIINTLLDKFCTAYHNKIGGKASNYDTIILKLLPERFLHQKEKVYDQLLHICHFVSLLTDGKALEMYNIIEGNRN; encoded by the coding sequence ATGAACTGGGAGCAGTTATTATCTTTAAAACGTCAAGGAGATACAAATAAAAGACTGAGAAAGGAACAAGATGATACGCGTTTAGGATTTGAGGTAGACTATGATAGAATTATTTTTTCATCTGCTTTTAGAAGTTTGCAAGATAAAACACAGGTAATTCCGCTTTCAAAAACTGATTTTGTGCACAATCGTTTGACACATAGTTTGGAAGTTTCTGTAGTAGGACGTTCGATTGGACGTTTAGTTGGAAAACAAGTCATAGAAAAACATCCTTATTTAAAAGAATCGGGTTATCATATGAACGATTTTGGAGCCATTGTAGCTGCTGCTGCTTTGGCTCACGATATTGGAAATCCTCCTTTTGGACATTCTGGAGAAAAAGCTATTGGTGAATATTTTAAAACTGGAAATGGATTGCAATACAAAGACAAGTTAACCGACAAAGAATGGCAAGATTTAATAGATTTTGAAGGAAATGCCAATGGTTTTTCGGTTTTGGCCACTTCTAGAGAAGGTATTGAAGGTTCTTTGCGTATTTCGTATGCTACTTTGGGGGCTTTTATGAAATATCCAAAAGAAAGTTTACCCAAAAAACCAACTTTTAGAATTTGTGATAAAAAATATGGTTTTTTCCAACAAGACAAAGCTTCTTTTAGTGATGTAGCAAAAGAACTAGGTATGATCTCAAATAAAACAGGAAATGATATCGGTTTTGAACGTCATCCCTTAGCGTATTTGGTTGAAGCAGCGGATGATATTTGCTACACTATCATCGATTTTGAAGATGGAATTAATCTTGGACTCATTCAGGAAGAATTTGCATTGGAATACCTAATAAAATTGGTTAAAAATGGAATTGATACTAAAAAATACAACCAATTAACGACTAAAGAAGACCGTATCAGTTATTTAAGGGCTCTGGCAATTGGTAGTTTAATCAGTGATGCTGTAAAAGTTTTTATGGAAAATGAAGAAGCTATTCTAAAAGGGGAATTTCCTTATTCTTTGATGGATAAAAGTCAATATATAGCTCAAATGAATGATATTATTCAAATTAGTGTCAAAAATGTGTATCAATGTAGAGAAGTAGTTCAGAAAGAAGTAGTAGGATATAAAATTATCAATACGTTATTGGATAAATTTTGTACAGCATATCATAATAAAATTGGAGGAAAAGCTTCAAATTATGATACTATTATTCTAAAATTATTGCCAGAACGATTTTTACATCAAAAAGAAAAAGTGTACGATCAATTGTTGCATATTTGTCATTTCGTGTCTCTTTTAACCGATGGAAAGGCTTTAGAAATGTATAATATTATTGAAGGAAATAGAAATTAA
- the dnaE gene encoding DNA polymerase III subunit alpha, translating to MYLIFDTETTGLPRSWSAPITDTDNWPRCIQIAWQLHDDMGNLVEHQDYLVKPEGFNIPYDAERIHGISTELAQENGIALSEVLEKFNIALSKAKFVVGQNVGFDVNIMGCEFHRMNTESEMSKKPVLDTCTEVTAQLLKLPGGRGGKFKLPTLTELHEYLFGVPFSEAHNATADVEATTRCFLELIKREVFTKEELDVTPDYFNKFKENNPREIQLVGLKHINLKAASDEIRRKLQKIEQENTQTTISESDKNDLKEAKFAHLHNHTQFSVLQSTIAISSLVSATAKNKMPAVAMTDTGNMMGAFHFVSAVMNHNKAAKAKIEAAIEAGEESNEVEIKPIVGCEFNVCENHLDRTKKDNGYQIVLLAKNKKGYHNLAKMASLAYTAGFYYVPRIDRTIIEKYKEDIMVLSGNLYGEIPSKILNIGENQAEEALIWWKEQFGADFYLEIMRHNQEDENRVNQTLIAFAQKHKVKLIATNNTFYLNKEDANAHDILLCVKDGEKQATPIGRGRGYRYGLPNQEYYYKSGEEMKMLFADLPDAIINIQEIIDKVETYSLYRDVLLPKYDIPQEFIVIEDEADGGVRGENAYLRHLTMEGAKKRYGEITPAIQERLDFELLTISNSGYPGYFLIVQDFIAEARKMDVSVGPGRGSAAGSAVAYCLGITNIDPIKYDLLFERFLNPDRVSMPDIDIDFDDEGRGRVMDYVIKKYGANQVAQIITYGKMATKSAIRDTARVLDLPLFEADRIAKLIPGMMPSKWNLARFLAEDESEVKKALRSEEFDKVKELIEIAGAEDLAGETIQQAKVLEGSMRNTGIHACGVIITPSDITNFVPVTTAKDSDLYVTQFDNSVAESAGLLKMDFLGLKTLTLIKDTVKLVKYRTGVQLDPDNFPIDDQKTYELFQRGETVGIFQYESPGMQKYMKDLKPTVFGDLIAMNALYRPGPLEYIPSFVRRKNGEEEIKYDLEACAEYLAETYGITVYQEQVMLLSQSLADFTKGEADVLRKAMGKKQKDVLDKMKPKFVEQASAKGHDATVLEKIWKDWEAFASYAFNKSHSTCYAWIAYQTAYLKAHYPAEYMAAVLSNNMNDIKQVSFFMEECKRMGLAVLGPDVNESYYKFTVNEDYAVRFGMGAIKGVGEGAVNTIVENRKEGKYRSIFDLAKRIDLRAANKKAFENLALAGGFDGFGETHRGQYFHDEGDGITFLEKAVKYGAKFQENENSSQVSLFGESSEVQIPEPIVPPCDEWNTMEKLAKEKEVVGIYISGHPLDDYKYEMKYFCNAKLEDLKDLTAFVGKNISIGGIITKVEHRVAKNGKGWAMFTLEGYDESFEFRIFGEEYLKFRHFLIQNNFTFLKLVVKDGWTNQEGKKGDPRVQFVAIQYLQDVLTTFAKKIILQFNVLELQENMIQSLFELFKREAGDNPISIEVMELEKVKRQVVEVVENEIVDVSDEIESDEMVEQMEIAPTITEVEEVKVVTKLSMASRKMKVKISNELLQELENRQINFKLN from the coding sequence ATGTACTTAATTTTTGATACAGAAACTACTGGACTACCTCGTAGTTGGTCCGCTCCTATAACTGATACAGATAACTGGCCTCGTTGTATCCAAATTGCTTGGCAATTACATGATGATATGGGGAATTTAGTGGAACATCAAGATTATTTAGTGAAGCCAGAAGGGTTTAATATTCCTTATGATGCAGAACGTATTCATGGTATTTCTACAGAATTAGCGCAAGAAAATGGGATTGCTCTAAGTGAGGTTTTAGAAAAATTTAATATTGCTTTGTCTAAGGCTAAATTTGTTGTAGGACAAAATGTAGGTTTTGATGTCAATATTATGGGATGTGAGTTTCATCGAATGAATACAGAATCAGAGATGTCTAAAAAACCAGTTTTAGATACCTGTACTGAAGTTACAGCGCAATTATTAAAATTACCTGGTGGTAGAGGAGGTAAATTCAAACTACCAACATTAACAGAATTGCATGAATATTTGTTTGGAGTTCCTTTTTCGGAAGCGCATAATGCAACAGCCGATGTAGAAGCAACAACAAGATGTTTTCTCGAATTAATCAAGCGTGAGGTATTTACAAAAGAAGAGCTTGATGTAACGCCTGATTATTTTAATAAATTTAAAGAAAATAATCCAAGAGAAATTCAACTTGTTGGATTAAAACATATTAATTTAAAAGCAGCTTCTGATGAAATTAGGAGAAAGCTTCAAAAAATTGAACAAGAAAATACGCAAACTACCATTTCAGAATCGGATAAAAACGATTTAAAAGAGGCTAAGTTTGCACATTTGCATAATCATACTCAGTTTTCCGTTTTACAATCGACTATTGCTATTTCAAGTTTAGTATCTGCTACAGCAAAAAATAAGATGCCTGCTGTTGCAATGACCGATACTGGAAATATGATGGGAGCTTTTCATTTTGTGAGCGCTGTAATGAATCATAATAAAGCTGCTAAAGCAAAAATAGAAGCTGCAATAGAAGCAGGAGAAGAATCTAATGAAGTAGAAATAAAACCTATTGTAGGATGTGAGTTTAATGTTTGCGAAAATCATTTAGATAGAACTAAAAAAGACAATGGTTATCAAATAGTATTGTTGGCTAAAAACAAAAAAGGATATCACAATTTAGCAAAAATGGCTTCATTGGCTTATACTGCTGGATTTTATTATGTGCCAAGAATTGATAGAACAATTATAGAAAAATATAAAGAAGATATAATGGTTTTATCAGGGAATTTATATGGTGAAATTCCTAGTAAAATTCTGAATATTGGTGAAAATCAGGCTGAAGAAGCATTAATCTGGTGGAAAGAACAATTTGGTGCGGATTTTTATCTTGAAATCATGCGTCATAATCAAGAAGATGAGAATAGGGTAAATCAAACCTTAATTGCTTTTGCTCAAAAACATAAAGTAAAATTAATAGCAACGAACAATACTTTTTACTTAAATAAAGAAGATGCTAATGCACATGATATTTTATTATGTGTAAAAGATGGGGAAAAACAAGCAACACCCATTGGTCGTGGAAGGGGTTATCGATACGGATTGCCAAATCAGGAGTATTATTACAAGTCAGGAGAGGAAATGAAAATGCTTTTTGCTGATCTACCTGATGCGATTATCAATATTCAAGAAATTATAGATAAGGTGGAAACGTATTCGTTGTATCGTGATGTATTACTTCCGAAATATGATATTCCACAAGAATTTATAGTGATTGAAGATGAAGCTGATGGTGGAGTTCGTGGTGAAAATGCTTATTTGAGACACCTTACTATGGAAGGTGCAAAAAAGCGATATGGTGAAATTACACCAGCAATTCAAGAACGTTTGGATTTTGAGTTGTTAACAATTTCAAATTCAGGTTATCCGGGTTATTTTTTAATTGTACAAGATTTTATTGCCGAAGCACGAAAAATGGATGTTTCGGTAGGACCAGGTCGTGGTTCTGCTGCGGGTTCTGCGGTTGCCTATTGCTTAGGAATTACGAATATAGATCCAATCAAGTATGATTTGCTTTTTGAGCGTTTCTTAAATCCAGATCGTGTATCTATGCCCGATATTGATATTGATTTTGATGATGAAGGTCGCGGTCGTGTAATGGATTATGTAATTAAAAAATATGGAGCGAATCAAGTAGCGCAAATTATTACTTATGGTAAAATGGCTACGAAATCAGCAATTCGTGATACAGCTCGTGTGTTAGATTTGCCTTTATTTGAAGCAGACAGAATTGCGAAACTGATCCCTGGTATGATGCCTTCTAAATGGAATTTGGCTCGTTTTTTAGCAGAAGATGAAAGTGAAGTTAAAAAAGCTTTGCGTTCAGAAGAATTTGATAAAGTTAAAGAATTAATAGAAATTGCAGGAGCAGAAGATTTAGCAGGAGAAACTATTCAGCAGGCTAAGGTGTTAGAAGGATCTATGCGAAATACAGGTATTCATGCTTGTGGAGTTATTATAACACCGTCTGATATTACTAATTTCGTGCCGGTTACAACAGCAAAAGATTCTGATTTATATGTTACTCAGTTTGATAACTCGGTTGCGGAAAGTGCTGGGTTATTGAAGATGGATTTCTTAGGGTTGAAAACTTTAACATTAATAAAAGATACTGTTAAGTTAGTTAAATATAGAACGGGAGTTCAACTTGATCCTGATAATTTTCCGATTGATGATCAGAAAACGTATGAGTTATTCCAAAGAGGTGAAACAGTTGGAATTTTTCAATACGAGTCACCTGGAATGCAAAAATACATGAAGGATTTAAAACCAACTGTTTTTGGTGATTTAATCGCGATGAATGCATTGTATCGTCCAGGACCATTGGAGTATATTCCTTCTTTCGTTCGTAGAAAAAATGGTGAAGAAGAAATCAAATACGATTTAGAAGCTTGTGCAGAGTATTTAGCTGAAACATACGGAATTACAGTTTACCAAGAGCAGGTGATGCTTTTGTCGCAGTCGTTAGCTGATTTTACAAAAGGTGAAGCCGATGTACTGCGTAAAGCAATGGGTAAAAAACAAAAGGATGTCTTGGATAAAATGAAACCTAAGTTTGTAGAACAAGCTTCTGCTAAAGGCCATGATGCAACGGTTTTGGAGAAAATCTGGAAAGACTGGGAAGCTTTTGCGAGTTACGCATTTAACAAGTCACACTCTACCTGTTATGCTTGGATTGCTTACCAAACAGCTTATCTTAAAGCGCATTATCCTGCTGAATATATGGCAGCGGTACTTTCTAATAATATGAATGATATTAAGCAAGTTTCGTTTTTTATGGAAGAATGTAAACGAATGGGATTAGCAGTTCTTGGACCCGATGTGAATGAATCATATTATAAATTTACAGTAAATGAAGATTATGCAGTCCGTTTTGGAATGGGAGCGATTAAAGGGGTTGGAGAAGGAGCTGTAAATACTATTGTTGAAAATAGAAAAGAAGGAAAATATAGATCAATTTTTGATTTAGCTAAACGAATTGATTTGCGTGCAGCCAATAAAAAAGCATTTGAAAACCTTGCGTTAGCAGGAGGATTTGATGGATTTGGAGAAACACATAGAGGGCAATATTTTCATGATGAAGGAGATGGAATTACTTTTTTAGAAAAAGCAGTAAAATATGGTGCTAAATTTCAAGAAAATGAAAATTCATCGCAAGTAAGTTTGTTTGGAGAGTCTTCAGAAGTGCAAATTCCAGAGCCAATTGTTCCGCCATGTGATGAGTGGAATACAATGGAAAAATTGGCAAAAGAAAAAGAAGTTGTAGGGATCTATATTTCAGGACATCCACTTGATGATTATAAATATGAGATGAAATATTTCTGTAATGCCAAATTAGAAGATTTAAAAGATTTAACGGCTTTTGTGGGAAAAAATATAAGTATAGGAGGAATTATTACTAAAGTAGAACACCGTGTTGCTAAAAACGGAAAAGGATGGGCAATGTTTACATTAGAAGGCTATGATGAAAGTTTTGAATTTCGAATTTTTGGTGAAGAATATTTGAAGTTTCGTCATTTTTTAATTCAAAATAATTTTACTTTTTTAAAATTAGTGGTTAAAGATGGTTGGACTAATCAAGAAGGAAAGAAAGGAGATCCTAGAGTTCAGTTTGTAGCTATTCAATATCTTCAAGATGTTTTGACTACGTTTGCTAAAAAAATAATTCTTCAGTTTAATGTTTTAGAACTTCAGGAAAACATGATTCAGTCTTTGTTTGAACTTTTTAAAAGAGAAGCAGGCGATAATCCAATATCTATAGAAGTAATGGAGCTAGAAAAAGTTAAAAGGCAAGTTGTTGAGGTTGTTGAAAATGAAATTGTTGATGTGAGTGATGAAATAGAATCAGATGAAATGGTTGAACAAATGGAAATTGCACCAACAATTACAGAGGTTGAAGAAGTTAAAGTTGTGACTAAATTGAGTATGGCAAGTAGAAAAATGAAAGTTAAAATTTCTAACGAATTATTACAAGAATTAGAAAATAGACAAATTAATTTTAAACTCAATTAA
- the rimM gene encoding ribosome maturation factor RimM (Essential for efficient processing of 16S rRNA): MHKKDCFYLGKIARKFSFKGEVLLYLDTDEPELYQNLESVFVELNKTLVPFFIEKRSLHKDKFLRVRFEDVKNEADADAIMNCEVYLPLSMLPKLEGNKFYYHEIIDFDVEDVRLGNIGKMKGVNDSNAQPLFEITKGEIDILVPMIDAFIVKIDRANKKVILNTPEGLVDLYLG; the protein is encoded by the coding sequence ATGCATAAAAAAGATTGTTTCTATTTAGGCAAAATTGCGAGAAAATTTAGCTTTAAAGGTGAAGTCTTACTCTATTTAGACACAGATGAGCCTGAATTGTATCAAAATTTGGAATCAGTTTTTGTTGAATTAAACAAAACACTGGTTCCTTTTTTTATTGAAAAACGATCACTTCACAAAGATAAATTTTTACGCGTTAGATTTGAAGATGTAAAAAATGAAGCTGATGCTGACGCAATTATGAATTGCGAAGTTTATCTTCCTCTTTCTATGTTACCAAAACTAGAAGGCAATAAATTTTATTATCATGAAATCATTGATTTTGATGTAGAAGATGTTCGTCTTGGAAACATTGGAAAAATGAAAGGAGTAAATGACAGCAATGCCCAACCTCTTTTTGAAATTACTAAAGGAGAAATTGACATTTTAGTTCCAATGATTGATGCTTTTATTGTCAAAATTGACAGAGCTAATAAAAAGGTTATCTTAAACACACCTGAAGGACTAGTAGACCTTTATTTAGGCTAA
- a CDS encoding peroxiredoxin-like family protein encodes MKNLITTLLVCVSFSINAQVADSPQNISPLLIGEKIPNTTLVDLEGKALETDKLFSKKSIIVVYRGGWCPYCNAQLADMQGIEKEIIDLGYQIIAVSPDAPEFLKETEEKGKLSYKLVSDSEGKFSQAVGIAFSAPEKYGKMLGKFSDGKNTNWLPVPTVYVINDKNEIEFLYINPDYSKRLKGELLLSVLKSL; translated from the coding sequence ATGAAAAATTTAATTACGACCTTATTGGTATGTGTGTCATTTTCAATTAATGCTCAAGTAGCAGATTCTCCACAAAATATCTCACCGTTATTGATAGGAGAAAAAATACCTAATACTACTTTGGTTGATTTAGAAGGTAAAGCATTGGAAACAGATAAGTTATTTTCTAAAAAATCTATAATTGTTGTATATAGAGGAGGATGGTGTCCTTATTGTAATGCACAATTAGCAGACATGCAAGGAATAGAAAAAGAAATAATAGATTTAGGATATCAGATAATAGCAGTTAGTCCAGATGCTCCTGAATTTTTAAAAGAGACAGAAGAAAAAGGTAAATTGTCATATAAGTTAGTTTCTGATAGTGAAGGTAAATTTTCTCAAGCTGTAGGTATTGCGTTTTCAGCTCCTGAAAAATACGGGAAAATGTTAGGTAAATTTTCAGACGGGAAAAACACAAATTGGTTACCTGTTCCAACGGTTTATGTTATTAATGATAAAAATGAAATAGAGTTTTTATATATAAATCCAGACTATTCGAAAAGATTAAAAGGAGAATTGTTATTATCGGTTTTGAAATCTTTATAG
- a CDS encoding DUF6252 family protein, giving the protein MKKIVTILMSVVLLTSCVNETQDNTPAFQAKLNDTHWKARETSVSMDGNGGLIIKAYRGAEELILKTSSTGIGTYILGTTNSANSASYSIGTANNVEEYETSVVSGPVFSAKKMNSGTGYVLDDSAQTTGGTGVGLVFKIKVNSNGSISSDSIKARGADYRSGDLVTVQGGNNNATFRVLNVQQSNGEVVIEKVENGTFTGKFKLNAVNSDGDVVTFSQGVFFKIPLN; this is encoded by the coding sequence ATGAAGAAAATAGTAACAATTTTAATGAGTGTTGTTTTATTAACCTCATGTGTTAATGAAACACAAGATAACACTCCAGCTTTTCAAGCAAAATTAAATGATACACACTGGAAAGCTAGAGAAACTAGTGTTTCGATGGATGGTAATGGTGGATTGATAATTAAAGCGTATAGAGGAGCTGAAGAATTAATCTTAAAAACAAGCTCAACAGGAATTGGGACGTATATTTTAGGTACAACTAATTCGGCTAATTCAGCAAGTTATTCAATAGGAACAGCAAATAATGTTGAAGAATATGAAACAAGTGTGGTTTCCGGACCTGTATTTAGTGCTAAAAAAATGAATTCTGGAACAGGTTATGTGTTGGATGACTCTGCTCAAACTACAGGAGGAACAGGAGTTGGGTTAGTTTTTAAAATCAAAGTGAATTCAAATGGGTCTATTTCAAGTGATTCAATAAAGGCAAGAGGAGCAGATTATAGATCTGGAGATCTTGTTACTGTTCAAGGAGGTAATAACAATGCTACTTTTAGAGTTTTAAATGTGCAACAAAGTAATGGTGAAGTTGTAATTGAGAAAGTTGAAAATGGAACTTTTACAGGAAAGTTTAAGTTGAATGCAGTAAATAGTGATGGGGATGTAGTTACTTTTTCTCAAGGAGTTTTCTTTAAAATTCCTTTGAATTAA